One Streptomyces sp. CNQ-509 DNA window includes the following coding sequences:
- a CDS encoding NAD(P)/FAD-dependent oxidoreductase has product MSLRSSYDAVIVGGGHNGLVAAAYLARAGRSVLVLERLDHTGGAAVSARTFPGVDARLSRYSYLVSLLPRTIVDDLGLAFGVRKRAVSSYTPAVRAGRPTGLLVETDPGSATRQSFTALTGGDHEFDAWQRFYGMTQDVARRVFPTLTEPLPTRGELRARIGDDDAWRALFERPLGETVEETFADDLVRGVVLTDGLIGTFASAHDPSLAQNRCFLYHVIGGGTGDWDVPVGGMGAFTDALANAVRAAGAEIATGHEAVAVHTDGEQAEVTYRNAEGEGTVAARTVLVGASPAALAALLGEAPPHPAPEGAQLKVNMLLRRLPRLRDERVDPRQAFAGTFHIAEGYADLETAYREAAAGGLPQAPPSEIYCHSLTDPSILADDLVRDGYQTLTLFGLHAPARLFAADNDATRDELLRATLAQLDAHLAEPLADCLATDAEGRPCIEAKTPLDLERDLRLPGGNIFHRELAFPYATEETGRWGVETRHANVLLCGAGAVRGGGVSGIPGHNAAMAALGR; this is encoded by the coding sequence ATGTCCCTCCGTAGCAGCTACGACGCCGTCATCGTCGGCGGCGGTCACAACGGGCTCGTCGCCGCCGCCTACCTCGCCCGTGCCGGGCGGTCCGTGCTCGTGCTGGAGCGTCTGGACCACACCGGCGGTGCCGCCGTCTCCGCCCGTACGTTCCCCGGCGTCGACGCCCGGCTGTCGCGCTACTCGTACCTCGTCAGCCTCCTGCCCCGCACCATCGTCGACGACCTCGGGCTCGCCTTCGGCGTGCGCAAGCGCGCCGTCTCCTCCTACACCCCCGCCGTCCGCGCCGGCCGGCCCACCGGGCTCCTCGTCGAGACCGACCCCGGCTCCGCCACCCGGCAGTCCTTCACCGCCCTGACCGGCGGTGACCACGAGTTCGACGCCTGGCAGCGGTTCTACGGCATGACGCAGGACGTCGCCCGGCGCGTCTTCCCCACCCTCACCGAGCCCCTGCCCACCCGCGGCGAACTGCGCGCACGGATCGGCGACGACGACGCCTGGCGCGCGCTCTTCGAACGGCCCCTGGGCGAGACCGTGGAGGAGACCTTCGCCGACGACCTCGTGCGCGGCGTCGTGCTCACCGACGGGCTCATCGGCACCTTCGCCTCCGCCCACGACCCGTCCCTCGCCCAGAATCGCTGCTTCCTCTACCACGTCATCGGCGGCGGCACCGGCGACTGGGACGTCCCCGTCGGCGGCATGGGTGCCTTCACCGACGCCCTGGCGAATGCCGTCCGCGCGGCGGGTGCGGAGATCGCCACCGGGCACGAGGCCGTCGCCGTGCACACGGACGGCGAGCAGGCGGAGGTCACGTACCGGAACGCGGAGGGCGAGGGGACCGTCGCCGCGCGCACCGTCCTCGTCGGCGCGTCACCCGCCGCCCTCGCCGCACTCCTCGGCGAGGCCCCGCCGCACCCCGCCCCCGAGGGCGCGCAGCTCAAGGTGAACATGCTGCTGCGGCGCCTCCCGCGGCTGCGCGACGAGCGCGTGGACCCACGGCAGGCATTCGCCGGTACGTTCCACATCGCCGAGGGCTATGCGGACCTGGAAACCGCCTACCGGGAGGCCGCCGCCGGCGGGCTGCCGCAGGCGCCGCCGTCCGAGATCTACTGCCACTCGCTGACCGACCCGTCGATCCTCGCCGACGACCTGGTCCGCGACGGCTACCAGACCCTCACCCTCTTCGGCCTCCACGCCCCCGCCCGCCTCTTCGCCGCCGACAACGACGCCACCCGGGACGAGCTGCTGCGCGCCACCCTCGCCCAGCTCGACGCCCACCTCGCCGAGCCACTGGCCGACTGCCTCGCCACCGACGCAGAAGGCCGCCCCTGCATCGAGGCGAAGACCCCGCTCGACCTGGAGCGCGACCTGCGGCTCCCGGGCGGCAACATCTTCCACCGCGAGCTGGCGTTCCCGTACGCCACGGAGGAGACGGGCCGCTGGGGCGTGGAGACGCGGCACGCGAACGTGCTGCTGTGCGGGGCGGGCGCGGTGCGCGGCGGGGGAGTGAGCGGGATCCCGGGCCACAACGCGGCGATGGCGGCGCTGGGCAGGTAG
- a CDS encoding tetratricopeptide repeat-containing serine/threonine-protein kinase: MAETRLIHGRYRLLELLGRGGMGEVWQARDESLGRRVAVKCLKPAGQHRQGHPLATAIQERFRREARVAALLQHRGVTVVHDFGEDEGVMYLVMELLQGRNLSQLLEAGGHRPLPVGEIIDIAEQVAAALAYTHDQGVVHRDLKPANIMRLGDGTVKILDFGIARLAHDIGFTSRLTGAGGMAMGTPHYMSPEQISGGGGIDHRSDLYSLGCVLYELATGGPPFDMDDAWAILVGHRDTPPEPLRTHRPEIPEPLERVVLDLLAKAPEDRPANAGELSARLRGSRAAAEAAGRGNGAGQGSGEHGSRRESGEEGQAREKGATPGESRGSGEAGSPAWTAGLTAGARSVRAPRATPAHGRPEDALLRTWPPTNGTSPPTWPERGTGPGIPTNGTYGPGPGGAYGGPAAGAGPSSDPAHGSAAAHHPGGAPGAGHGPGAPAPGSGGAHGPGGRYGSGGAVSVHGPLPDGSGAPTGHHPFSHAPPSFHTPPHSTHPPHPYAPPTAQPGRPSTPQHVLDAFAGRHDAAVSLARLGRWEEAAAAHRALAAERAAALGGDHPDTLSSRHQTGLCLARLGRTAEALEEFRTAAAGRERRLGREHVDTLAVRQETAYALGQLNRHAEALEVYGGVLADRERTMGYEHPDTLRCRHNLAYTLSRLGRYEESYRVASEVTAVRTRVLGADHPDTLVTRYEVGHALGSLGHWEQALATYREVAAARATTLGRDHPDTQAARYEAGICLGRLGRHEEALGHYETLIADRTQTLGTRHPETLRARHIRCVTLGRLGRWQEALTEAREVTAVRERALGPEHADTLAGRREIAVALGWLNRWAEALTVHREVARARERTLGAAHSETLSSRHDEAHCLEQLGRTAEAAGVYRLAASRRASG; encoded by the coding sequence ATGGCGGAGACCAGGCTGATCCACGGCCGCTACCGGCTGCTCGAACTCCTCGGCCGCGGCGGCATGGGCGAGGTCTGGCAGGCCCGCGACGAGTCCCTGGGCCGCCGCGTGGCCGTCAAGTGCCTGAAGCCCGCGGGCCAGCACCGCCAAGGGCACCCGCTGGCCACGGCGATACAGGAACGCTTCCGCCGCGAGGCCCGCGTCGCGGCGCTGCTCCAGCACCGCGGCGTCACCGTCGTGCACGACTTCGGCGAGGACGAGGGCGTGATGTACCTCGTCATGGAGCTGCTGCAGGGCCGCAACCTCAGCCAGTTGCTGGAGGCGGGCGGGCACCGGCCGCTGCCGGTCGGGGAGATCATCGACATCGCGGAGCAGGTCGCGGCGGCGCTCGCGTACACCCATGACCAGGGGGTCGTGCACCGGGACCTGAAGCCCGCGAACATCATGCGCCTCGGCGACGGCACGGTGAAGATCCTCGACTTCGGCATCGCCCGCCTCGCGCACGACATCGGCTTCACCTCGCGCCTGACCGGCGCGGGGGGCATGGCCATGGGCACGCCGCACTACATGTCGCCGGAGCAGATCTCCGGCGGCGGGGGCATCGACCACCGCAGCGACCTGTATTCGCTGGGCTGCGTGCTGTACGAACTCGCCACCGGCGGCCCTCCGTTCGACATGGACGACGCCTGGGCGATCCTCGTCGGCCACCGCGACACCCCGCCGGAACCGCTGCGCACGCACCGCCCGGAGATCCCGGAGCCGCTGGAGCGGGTGGTGCTCGACCTGCTGGCGAAGGCCCCGGAGGACAGGCCCGCGAACGCGGGCGAGTTGTCGGCGCGGCTGCGCGGGAGCCGCGCGGCGGCGGAGGCCGCGGGCCGGGGCAACGGGGCGGGGCAGGGGAGCGGGGAGCACGGAAGCCGCCGGGAGAGCGGGGAGGAGGGACAGGCCCGGGAGAAGGGCGCGACCCCGGGGGAGAGCCGCGGGAGCGGTGAGGCCGGGTCGCCGGCGTGGACGGCCGGCCTCACGGCGGGCGCCCGCTCCGTACGCGCGCCCCGCGCGACCCCGGCGCACGGCCGCCCGGAGGACGCGCTGCTACGCACCTGGCCCCCGACGAACGGCACGTCCCCGCCCACGTGGCCGGAGCGGGGCACCGGCCCGGGCATCCCCACGAACGGCACCTACGGCCCGGGCCCGGGTGGGGCGTACGGCGGGCCCGCGGCCGGTGCCGGTCCCTCCAGCGATCCCGCCCACGGCTCCGCCGCGGCGCACCACCCGGGCGGCGCCCCCGGCGCCGGACACGGCCCCGGCGCGCCCGCGCCCGGTTCCGGTGGCGCTCACGGCCCCGGCGGGCGGTACGGATCCGGCGGCGCCGTGAGCGTGCACGGACCCCTCCCCGACGGCTCCGGTGCCCCCACCGGGCATCACCCCTTCTCCCACGCGCCCCCGTCCTTCCACACCCCGCCCCACTCCACCCACCCGCCGCACCCCTACGCGCCGCCCACCGCCCAGCCCGGCCGGCCCTCCACCCCCCAGCACGTCCTCGACGCCTTCGCCGGGCGCCACGACGCCGCCGTCAGCCTCGCCCGCCTCGGCCGGTGGGAGGAAGCCGCCGCCGCCCACCGCGCCCTCGCCGCCGAACGTGCAGCCGCGCTCGGCGGCGACCACCCCGACACCCTCTCCTCCCGCCACCAGACCGGCCTGTGCCTCGCCCGGCTGGGCCGCACGGCCGAGGCGCTGGAGGAGTTCAGGACCGCCGCCGCGGGCAGGGAGCGGCGGCTCGGCCGGGAGCACGTCGACACGCTCGCCGTCCGGCAGGAGACCGCGTACGCCCTCGGGCAACTCAACCGGCACGCCGAGGCGCTGGAGGTCTACGGCGGAGTGCTCGCGGACCGCGAGCGGACCATGGGCTACGAACACCCCGACACCCTGCGCTGCCGCCACAACCTCGCGTACACGCTCAGCCGCCTCGGCCGCTACGAGGAGTCCTACCGCGTCGCCAGCGAGGTCACCGCCGTCCGCACCCGCGTGCTCGGCGCCGACCACCCCGACACCCTCGTCACCCGCTACGAGGTCGGCCACGCACTCGGCAGCCTCGGCCACTGGGAGCAGGCCCTCGCGACGTACCGCGAGGTCGCCGCCGCCCGCGCCACCACCCTCGGCCGCGACCACCCCGACACCCAGGCAGCTCGCTACGAGGCGGGCATCTGCCTGGGCCGCCTCGGCCGCCACGAGGAAGCCCTCGGCCACTACGAGACCCTCATCGCCGACCGCACCCAGACCCTCGGCACCCGCCACCCCGAGACGCTCCGCGCCCGCCACATCCGCTGCGTCACCCTCGGCCGCCTCGGCCGCTGGCAGGAGGCCCTGACGGAGGCCCGCGAGGTCACGGCGGTACGCGAACGGGCCCTCGGCCCCGAGCACGCCGACACCCTCGCGGGCCGCCGCGAGATCGCCGTCGCGCTGGGCTGGCTGAACCGCTGGGCGGAGGCGCTGACCGTCCACCGCGAGGTCGCCCGCGCCCGCGAACGCACCCTCGGCGCGGCCCACTCGGAGACCCTGTCGAGCCGCCACGACGAGGCCCACTGCCTGGAGCAACTGGGCCGCACGGCGGAGGCGGCGGGGGTCTACCGCCTGGCGGCCTCCCGCCGCGCGTCGGGCTGA
- a CDS encoding oxygenase MpaB family protein: MGEPDGKPDPGLFGPASVTWQVHSDPVMWIAGVRALYLQALHPRAVRGVMQNSDFRADAWGRLMRTAAFVGTVTYAAAPAAERAGARVRGIHRRLRAVDPATGESYRVDEPALLLWVHCAEVGSYLDVARRSGLTIPDAYADAYLREQRTAARLVGLDPVTVPGDTAALAAYFADAAPELAATPEAADVDDFLRRPPVNALLVPARRLLWRRVAGLAYATLPPIAHELYGRPAPPPAVVDRRLRATAALLRAVPAGLRWRLPPRNILKAMDRLGPASRPSPSTLVRTAAILDESGDMATGNSHE; encoded by the coding sequence ATGGGCGAGCCCGACGGAAAACCGGATCCGGGGCTGTTCGGGCCCGCGTCCGTGACCTGGCAGGTACACAGCGACCCGGTGATGTGGATCGCCGGAGTCCGCGCGCTCTACCTCCAGGCGCTGCACCCGCGCGCCGTCCGCGGCGTCATGCAGAACTCCGACTTCCGCGCCGACGCCTGGGGCCGGCTCATGCGCACCGCCGCCTTCGTCGGCACCGTCACCTACGCCGCCGCCCCCGCCGCGGAACGCGCCGGCGCGCGCGTGCGGGGCATCCACCGCCGGCTGCGCGCCGTCGACCCCGCGACCGGCGAGAGCTACCGCGTGGACGAGCCCGCGCTGCTGCTCTGGGTGCACTGCGCCGAGGTCGGCTCCTACCTCGACGTCGCCCGCCGCTCCGGCCTGACGATCCCCGACGCGTACGCCGACGCCTACCTACGCGAACAGCGCACCGCCGCCCGCCTCGTCGGCCTCGACCCGGTCACCGTCCCCGGCGACACCGCCGCCCTCGCCGCGTACTTCGCCGACGCGGCCCCAGAACTGGCCGCCACCCCCGAGGCCGCCGACGTCGACGACTTCCTGCGCCGCCCGCCCGTCAACGCGCTCCTCGTCCCCGCCCGCCGCCTGCTCTGGCGCCGGGTCGCCGGCCTCGCGTACGCCACGCTGCCGCCGATCGCGCACGAACTCTACGGCCGCCCCGCGCCCCCGCCCGCCGTGGTCGACCGCAGGCTGCGCGCGACCGCCGCTCTGCTGCGCGCCGTCCCCGCCGGGCTGCGCTGGCGGCTCCCGCCGCGAAACATACTGAAAGCCATGGACCGCCTCGGTCCCGCATCGCGGCCCTCGCCTTCCACGCTCGTACGAACGGCAGCCATACTGGACGAGTCGGGGGATATGGCCACGGGTAACAGCCACGAGTGA
- a CDS encoding class I SAM-dependent methyltransferase gives MPRKNLTANRTTLTHRVRYAARHPDRVPRYLARAGRDAWLRLRHPRDHVAYYRAVMRSDSAADPEAAVGSKSHDRWLALGKMQFDYLVEHGLRPGDPMLEIGCGNLRAGWRFIDYLERGRYYGLDISPDILFAAQDTIVRHDLQDKLPRLTPVRDLTFAFLPAAHFRVVHAHSVFSHSPPGVIDECLAHVGRVLRPDGWFDFTFDRTETEEHHVLREDFYYRTETLVALAEKHGLRAEFMADWEKLPHGQSKIRVRPPAAA, from the coding sequence TTGCCGCGGAAGAACCTGACAGCAAACCGGACAACCCTCACCCACCGCGTCCGCTACGCCGCCCGCCACCCGGACCGCGTCCCCCGCTACCTCGCCCGCGCCGGCCGTGACGCCTGGCTGCGGCTGCGCCACCCCCGCGACCACGTCGCGTACTACCGCGCCGTGATGCGCTCCGACTCCGCCGCCGACCCGGAGGCGGCCGTGGGCAGCAAGTCGCACGACCGCTGGCTGGCGCTGGGCAAGATGCAGTTCGACTACCTCGTGGAGCACGGTCTGCGGCCGGGCGACCCCATGCTGGAGATCGGCTGCGGCAACCTGCGGGCCGGCTGGCGCTTCATCGACTACCTGGAGCGCGGCCGCTACTACGGCCTCGACATCTCCCCGGACATCCTCTTCGCCGCCCAGGACACCATCGTGCGGCACGACCTGCAGGACAAGCTGCCGCGCCTGACGCCCGTACGCGACCTGACCTTCGCCTTCCTCCCGGCCGCGCACTTCCGCGTCGTCCACGCGCACAGCGTCTTCTCGCACTCCCCGCCGGGCGTCATCGACGAGTGCCTCGCGCACGTCGGCCGCGTGCTGCGGCCCGACGGATGGTTCGACTTCACCTTCGACCGTACGGAGACCGAGGAACACCACGTGCTGCGGGAGGACTTCTACTACCGCACCGAGACCCTGGTGGCGCTCGCGGAGAAGCATGGGCTGCGGGCGGAGTTCATGGCGGACTGGGAGAAACTGCCGCACGGCCAGTCCAAGATCCGCGTACGCCCCCCGGCCGCCGCCTGA
- the dhaK gene encoding dihydroxyacetone kinase subunit DhaK → MRMLINVPETVVPDALRGMSAAHPDLTVDVENRVVVRRDAPVTDKVGLVSGGGSGHEPLHAGFVGPGMLDAACAGEIFTSPVPDQMTRAAAAVDAGRGVLFIVKNYTGDVLNFDMAADLVQDEGIQVAKVLVDDDVAVTDSLYTAGRRGVGATLFVEKIAGAAADEGAPLERVEALARKVAESSRSFGIALSAVTTPAKGSPTFDLPDGELELGIGIHGEPGRERRPMMTSREIADVTVDAVLEDLRPSGPVLALVNGMGATPLIELYGFNAEVQRALTERGVSSARTLVGNYVTSLDMAGVSLTLCQADEELLRLWDAPVRTPGLRWGM, encoded by the coding sequence ATGCGAATGCTCATCAACGTGCCGGAGACCGTGGTGCCGGACGCCCTGCGCGGCATGTCCGCCGCCCACCCCGATCTGACGGTCGACGTCGAGAACCGGGTGGTGGTGCGGCGGGACGCGCCCGTCACCGACAAGGTCGGCCTGGTCTCCGGCGGCGGCTCGGGGCACGAGCCGCTGCACGCCGGCTTCGTCGGCCCCGGGATGCTGGACGCGGCGTGCGCCGGCGAGATCTTCACCTCGCCCGTCCCCGACCAGATGACGCGCGCCGCGGCGGCCGTGGACGCCGGCCGGGGCGTGCTGTTCATCGTGAAGAACTACACCGGCGACGTGCTGAACTTCGACATGGCCGCCGACCTCGTCCAGGACGAGGGCATCCAGGTCGCGAAGGTGCTCGTGGACGACGACGTGGCGGTGACCGACAGCCTCTACACGGCGGGCCGGCGCGGTGTCGGCGCGACGCTGTTCGTCGAGAAGATCGCCGGGGCGGCGGCCGACGAGGGCGCGCCGCTGGAGCGGGTGGAGGCGCTGGCCCGCAAGGTCGCGGAGTCCTCACGCAGCTTCGGCATCGCACTGAGCGCGGTCACGACGCCGGCCAAGGGCAGCCCCACGTTCGACCTGCCGGACGGCGAGCTGGAGCTGGGCATCGGCATCCACGGCGAACCGGGTCGCGAGCGGCGGCCGATGATGACGTCGCGCGAGATCGCGGACGTGACCGTGGACGCCGTACTGGAGGACCTGCGGCCCTCAGGACCGGTGCTGGCGCTGGTCAACGGCATGGGCGCGACCCCGCTGATCGAGCTGTACGGCTTCAACGCGGAGGTGCAGCGGGCGCTGACGGAGCGGGGCGTGTCGTCGGCCCGTACGCTCGTCGGGAACTATGTGACGTCGCTGGACATGGCGGGGGTCTCGCTGACGCTGTGCCAGGCGGACGAGGAGCTGCTGCGGCTCTGGGACGCGCCCGTGCGGACGCCGGGACTGCGCTGGGGGATGTGA
- the dhaL gene encoding dihydroxyacetone kinase subunit DhaL — MLDAEFFRRWMLTTAAAVDREADRLTELDSAIGDADHGANLKRGFTAVRAALEEEPPQTPGAVLVLSGRQLISKVGGASGPLYGTLLRATGKALGDDAEVTDAALRAALDEGVGAVAKLGGAAPGDKTMLDALTPAVAALGDGYGAAHAAADKGAEDTIPLRARKGRASYLGERSIGHQDPGATSSALLVGALADTVEAVSGG, encoded by the coding sequence GTGCTCGACGCGGAATTCTTCCGCCGCTGGATGCTCACCACCGCGGCGGCCGTCGACCGGGAGGCCGACCGCCTCACCGAGCTGGACTCGGCGATCGGCGACGCCGACCACGGCGCCAACCTGAAGCGCGGCTTCACCGCCGTGCGCGCGGCGCTGGAGGAGGAGCCGCCGCAGACGCCGGGTGCGGTGCTGGTGCTCTCCGGACGGCAGTTGATCTCGAAGGTCGGCGGCGCCTCAGGACCGCTGTACGGCACGCTGCTGCGCGCCACCGGCAAGGCCCTCGGCGACGACGCCGAGGTCACGGACGCGGCGCTGCGCGCGGCGCTGGACGAGGGGGTGGGCGCGGTCGCCAAGCTCGGCGGCGCGGCGCCCGGCGACAAGACGATGCTCGACGCGCTGACCCCGGCCGTGGCGGCGCTCGGCGACGGCTACGGCGCGGCGCACGCGGCGGCCGACAAGGGCGCGGAGGACACCATCCCGCTGCGGGCCCGCAAGGGCCGGGCCTCGTACCTCGGCGAGCGCAGCATCGGCCACCAGGACCCGGGTGCGACGTCGTCGGCACTGCTGGTCGGCGCGCTGGCCGACACCGTGGAGGCGGTGTCCGGTGGCTGA
- a CDS encoding PTS-dependent dihydroxyacetone kinase phosphotransferase subunit DhaM has translation MAEGPLVGLVLVSHSAAVAESVARMAVALAGVDTVAVGYAGGTADGGFGTDADRIAVAARAADRGAGVGLLVDLGSAVLTVKSLVENEELPAGARLLDAPFVEGAVAAVVTASTGADLDAVEAAAQEAYGYRKV, from the coding sequence GTGGCTGAGGGCCCCCTGGTCGGCCTCGTGCTCGTGTCGCACAGCGCCGCGGTCGCCGAGTCGGTGGCCCGGATGGCGGTGGCGCTGGCGGGCGTGGACACCGTGGCCGTCGGGTACGCGGGCGGCACGGCGGACGGCGGCTTCGGCACGGACGCGGACCGCATCGCGGTGGCGGCGCGGGCGGCGGACCGGGGCGCGGGCGTCGGGCTGCTGGTGGACCTGGGCAGCGCGGTGCTGACGGTGAAGTCGCTGGTGGAGAACGAGGAGTTGCCGGCGGGAGCGCGGCTGCTGGACGCGCCGTTCGTGGAGGGCGCGGTGGCGGCGGTGGTCACGGCGTCGACGGGGGCGGACCTGGACGCGGTGGAGGCGGCGGCGCAGGAGGCGTACGGGTACCGCAAGGTCTGA
- a CDS encoding 2-dehydropantoate 2-reductase, whose product MKIAVFGAGSIGCHLGGMLAEVADVTLVGRPAAMDVLRSRGLLLTGGGRADRRVAPAEIRLATGAQAAAGADYVLVTVKSAATAQAARELAGHLAPGATVVSFQNGLRNPAVLSQGLPGRAVVTGMVPYNVVQAAPGVFHQGTAGVLMVDGGERSAPLVVAMTQAGLEIEQRDDMPDVQHAKLLMNLNNAINALSGLPLREQLGQRAYRACLALCQREALASFRAANLAPARLGPVPPGLMPLVLRLPDWLFRRLAAATLRVDEQARSSMWDDLQQGRPTEIDTLQGEVMGLAARHGLRAPANARLAELILEAESSKPGERRHWSGPELLAELTAVTVGAGG is encoded by the coding sequence GTGAAGATAGCCGTGTTCGGCGCGGGCAGCATCGGCTGCCATCTGGGCGGCATGCTGGCGGAAGTGGCCGACGTGACCTTAGTCGGCCGGCCGGCGGCGATGGACGTACTGCGCTCCCGCGGCCTGCTGCTGACCGGCGGCGGGCGGGCGGACCGCCGCGTCGCACCGGCCGAGATACGCCTGGCGACCGGGGCGCAGGCCGCCGCGGGGGCGGACTACGTCCTGGTCACCGTGAAGTCCGCGGCCACCGCCCAGGCCGCCCGCGAACTGGCCGGGCACCTGGCCCCCGGCGCGACGGTCGTCAGCTTCCAGAACGGGCTGCGCAACCCGGCGGTGCTGAGCCAGGGACTGCCGGGGCGGGCGGTGGTCACGGGCATGGTCCCGTACAACGTGGTGCAGGCGGCCCCCGGCGTGTTCCACCAGGGGACGGCGGGCGTGCTGATGGTCGACGGGGGCGAGCGCTCGGCACCGCTGGTGGTGGCGATGACGCAGGCGGGGCTGGAGATCGAGCAGCGCGACGACATGCCCGACGTCCAGCACGCGAAGCTGCTGATGAACCTCAACAACGCGATCAACGCGCTCTCCGGGCTGCCGCTGCGGGAGCAGTTGGGGCAGCGCGCGTACCGCGCCTGCCTGGCGCTCTGCCAGCGCGAGGCGCTGGCCTCCTTCCGCGCGGCGAACCTGGCCCCCGCCCGCCTGGGCCCGGTGCCGCCGGGCCTCATGCCGCTGGTCCTGCGCCTGCCCGACTGGCTCTTCCGCCGGCTGGCGGCGGCGACGCTGCGCGTGGACGAACAGGCCCGCTCGTCGATGTGGGACGACCTCCAGCAGGGCCGCCCCACGGAGATCGACACGCTGCAGGGCGAGGTGATGGGGCTGGCGGCGCGCCACGGCCTGCGGGCACCGGCGAACGCGCGGCTCGCTGAGCTGATCCTGGAGGCGGAGTCCAGCAAGCCGGGCGAGCGGCGCCACTGGAGCGGCCCGGAGCTGCTCGCGGAGCTGACGGCGGTGACGGTCGGCGCCGGGGGCTGA
- a CDS encoding NUDIX domain-containing protein, with protein MATPDFIRELRATAGQQLLLLPGISAVVVDDGRVLLHRRADTGRWSIIGGIPEPGEQPAQTAVREVREETGVVCTVERVVGVEALDPIQYPNGDKCQFMDITLRCRATGGEARVNDDEGLEVGWFAPDALPPDLEDFARHRIRLALADGPTWFAEAAATPGA; from the coding sequence ATGGCGACACCCGACTTCATCCGCGAGCTGCGCGCGACCGCCGGCCAGCAACTGCTCCTCCTCCCCGGCATCAGCGCCGTCGTCGTCGACGACGGCCGGGTGCTGCTCCACCGCCGCGCCGACACGGGCCGGTGGAGCATCATCGGCGGCATCCCGGAGCCGGGCGAGCAGCCGGCGCAGACGGCGGTCCGCGAGGTGCGCGAGGAGACGGGCGTCGTGTGCACGGTGGAGCGGGTCGTGGGCGTCGAGGCGCTGGACCCGATCCAGTACCCGAACGGCGACAAGTGCCAGTTCATGGACATCACGCTGCGCTGCCGCGCGACGGGCGGCGAGGCCCGGGTCAACGACGACGAGGGGCTGGAGGTCGGCTGGTTCGCCCCGGACGCGCTGCCGCCGGACCTGGAGGACTTCGCCCGCCACCGGATCCGGCTGGCGCTCGCGGACGGCCCGACGTGGTTCGCGGAGGCGGCGGCGACACCGGGCGCGTAG
- a CDS encoding lipoprotein, with amino-acid sequence MKDDRPRVWTGRATSRVQWLLALIGAACMALGIELAVAAPWTGGLAPLVMSVVGCIAAGLLVLAGTLAFVHVAVSVDDQALEIRCGHFGLPRRRIPLTEVIAADFEPRVTPRHWGGWGYRWRPGKGTAVVVRRGEGLVLRLANDHDFTITVDNAEEAVRAIRGRLRHPLTGGTAEA; translated from the coding sequence ATGAAGGACGACCGCCCCCGTGTGTGGACCGGGCGGGCCACGAGCCGTGTGCAGTGGCTTCTCGCCCTGATCGGCGCTGCCTGCATGGCCCTCGGCATCGAGCTGGCCGTCGCCGCGCCCTGGACCGGCGGGCTCGCCCCGCTGGTCATGTCCGTCGTCGGCTGCATCGCCGCGGGACTGCTCGTCCTGGCCGGCACCCTCGCCTTCGTGCACGTGGCGGTGAGCGTCGACGACCAGGCCCTGGAGATCCGCTGCGGCCACTTCGGGCTGCCGCGCCGCCGCATCCCGCTGACCGAGGTGATCGCCGCCGACTTCGAGCCCCGCGTCACGCCCCGCCACTGGGGCGGCTGGGGCTACCGCTGGCGCCCCGGCAAGGGCACCGCCGTGGTCGTGCGCCGCGGCGAGGGGCTGGTGCTGCGGCTCGCGAACGACCACGACTTCACGATCACCGTCGACAACGCGGAAGAGGCCGTGCGCGCCATCCGCGGCCGTCTGCGCCACCCCCTCACCGGCGGCACCGCCGAGGCGTAG